One region of Limnospira fusiformis SAG 85.79 genomic DNA includes:
- a CDS encoding DUF2809 domain-containing protein: protein MKRYRLIILMCLIIVIPIGWFSKFYSGPFDGWINDSVSSIFYEMFWVWLVALIWPHLSPISVAVGVFIVTSILEFLQLWNPPILAMMRSHIIGKLLLGTTFDWWDFLYYAIGCILAALVLITVRNKIGLPNHQ from the coding sequence ATGAAACGCTATCGCTTAATAATCTTGATGTGTTTAATAATTGTGATTCCCATTGGCTGGTTTAGTAAATTTTATAGCGGGCCATTTGATGGGTGGATTAACGATTCCGTATCCTCGATATTTTATGAGATGTTTTGGGTGTGGTTAGTGGCATTAATCTGGCCGCATCTTTCCCCCATATCCGTAGCGGTGGGGGTATTTATTGTTACCTCAATTTTGGAATTTCTGCAATTGTGGAATCCGCCCATTTTGGCGATGATGCGATCGCATATTATCGGGAAACTCCTATTAGGAACTACCTTTGATTGGTGGGACTTTCTTTATTATGCTATAGGTTGTATCTTGGCGGCTTTAGTATTAATTACTGTCCGAAATAAGATCGGACTCCCAAATCATCAATAA
- a CDS encoding 2-hydroxyacid dehydrogenase yields MKVAVFGSQPYDTKFFDAANAQGGSPHELVYFETRLRAKTASLAAGFPVVCVFVNDEVDATTLKTLAANGTKLIALRCAGFNNVDLKTAEEVGISVVRVPAYSPYSVAEHTVGLILTLNRKLHKAYNRVREDNFTLNGLLGFDLHGTTVGVIGTGKIGMIFAQIMHGFGCHLLGYDAYPNDDFIKLGDARYVDLPELFSQSDIISLHCPLLPETHHIINQNAIAQMKRGVMLINTSRGPLVDTVSVIEGIKSGIIGYLGIDVYEQEETLFFEDWSDEIIQDDTFQLLQSFQNVVITGHQAFFTQNALTAIAETTMANISEFEEGKPLTNPVKLPH; encoded by the coding sequence ATGAAAGTTGCTGTTTTTGGTAGCCAGCCCTACGATACTAAATTCTTTGATGCGGCTAATGCCCAAGGAGGAAGTCCCCATGAGTTAGTTTACTTTGAAACCAGGTTAAGGGCGAAAACCGCCTCCTTAGCCGCTGGTTTTCCGGTTGTTTGCGTTTTTGTGAATGATGAAGTAGATGCCACCACCCTAAAAACCTTAGCAGCCAATGGCACTAAATTAATAGCCCTGCGCTGTGCTGGATTTAATAATGTTGACCTGAAAACAGCAGAAGAAGTAGGTATTTCTGTAGTTAGGGTTCCAGCTTATTCACCATATTCAGTAGCTGAACATACTGTGGGTTTAATCCTTACATTAAACCGGAAACTGCACAAAGCCTATAACCGAGTCCGGGAAGATAACTTTACCCTGAATGGTTTACTAGGTTTTGACCTACATGGTACTACCGTTGGCGTGATTGGCACTGGCAAAATCGGGATGATTTTCGCTCAGATTATGCACGGTTTTGGCTGTCATCTTTTGGGTTATGATGCCTACCCTAACGATGATTTTATCAAGTTAGGAGATGCCCGATATGTAGATTTGCCGGAACTGTTTTCACAGTCAGATATTATCTCTCTGCACTGTCCCTTATTACCAGAAACCCATCACATTATTAACCAAAATGCGATCGCTCAAATGAAGCGAGGGGTCATGTTAATCAACACCAGTCGCGGACCTCTGGTTGATACAGTTTCTGTCATTGAAGGGATAAAATCCGGGATAATTGGCTACTTGGGAATTGATGTGTATGAACAAGAGGAAACACTTTTCTTTGAAGATTGGTCCGATGAAATTATCCAAGATGATACATTTCAGCTACTCCAATCTTTCCAGAATGTTGTGATTACAGGTCATCAGGCATTTTTTACCCAAAATGCCCTAACTGCCATTGCCGAAACCACCATGGCGAATATTAGTGAATTTGAGGAAGGCAAACCACTAACCAATCCGGTTAAACTACCTCATTAA
- the eno gene encoding phosphopyruvate hydratase: MYIDEIIAGEILDSRGNPTVEAEVILEDGTRGSALVPSGASTGEKEAAELRDGDPKRYGGKGVLKAVENVNNRIAPALVGMDVTQQRLIDLTMIELDGTPNKSQMGANAILAVSLAVARAAANYLGIPLYRYLGGSNACVLPVPCMNVINGGVHADNTVDFQEFMIAPHNAPNFAESIRMGVETFHSLKSLLKKKGLSTGIGDEGGFAPNLKSNDEAVECILEAITAAGYKPGEDISICLDPATSELWKDGKYLFFKSDQSTKTPEEMAELWKSWANQYPIISIEDGMGENDWDGWKVLTNSIGDKVELVGDDLFCTNPAILAEGIQAGIANSILIKVNQIGTLTETLDTIELAKKHNYKCFVSHRSGETEDTTISDLVVATCTGKIKTGSGCRGERTAKFNQLLRIERDLGKAAKFAGRAAFV, translated from the coding sequence ATGTACATTGACGAAATTATTGCTGGCGAGATTCTTGATTCTCGTGGGAACCCCACCGTGGAAGCCGAAGTAATTTTAGAGGACGGAACCCGTGGGAGTGCCTTAGTTCCCTCTGGCGCTTCAACGGGAGAAAAAGAAGCAGCAGAATTACGAGACGGCGACCCGAAACGCTATGGCGGCAAAGGGGTTCTAAAAGCCGTTGAAAATGTCAATAATCGTATAGCCCCGGCTTTAGTTGGTATGGATGTCACCCAACAGCGGTTAATTGATTTAACCATGATTGAACTGGACGGCACACCCAACAAATCCCAAATGGGGGCTAATGCAATTTTAGCGGTTTCCTTAGCCGTAGCGCGCGCGGCTGCTAATTACTTAGGAATTCCCCTATATAGGTATTTAGGGGGCAGCAACGCTTGTGTATTGCCCGTTCCTTGCATGAATGTAATTAACGGTGGGGTTCACGCCGACAATACTGTTGATTTCCAGGAGTTTATGATTGCTCCCCATAATGCCCCCAATTTTGCGGAATCTATCCGTATGGGTGTGGAAACTTTCCATAGTCTTAAATCGCTGTTGAAAAAGAAAGGATTAAGCACTGGAATTGGCGACGAGGGTGGATTTGCGCCTAACTTAAAATCTAATGATGAGGCGGTTGAGTGTATTTTAGAGGCGATTACGGCGGCGGGATATAAGCCAGGTGAGGATATTTCCATCTGTCTCGACCCAGCCACTTCGGAATTGTGGAAAGATGGTAAATATCTGTTTTTCAAATCAGATCAATCTACTAAGACTCCTGAAGAAATGGCGGAATTGTGGAAAAGTTGGGCTAATCAATACCCGATTATTTCCATAGAAGATGGTATGGGAGAAAATGATTGGGATGGTTGGAAAGTGCTAACTAATTCCATTGGTGATAAGGTGGAACTGGTGGGGGATGATTTATTCTGTACTAACCCGGCTATTTTGGCAGAGGGTATTCAAGCCGGAATTGCTAATTCAATTCTGATTAAGGTTAACCAAATTGGGACTTTAACGGAAACTTTAGATACAATTGAGTTGGCGAAAAAACATAATTACAAGTGCTTTGTGTCCCACCGTTCAGGAGAAACGGAAGATACTACTATCTCGGATTTGGTGGTGGCAACTTGCACAGGTAAAATCAAAACTGGTTCGGGTTGTCGCGGTGAACGGACGGCTAAATTTAACCAACTGCTACGCATTGAGCGAGACTTAGGAAAGGCTGCTAAGTTCGCGGGTCGTGCTGCCTTTGTGTAA
- a CDS encoding DUF3082 domain-containing protein, which yields MSDLPEKSSISTSDSGDQSRRDLSPDLSSVNPFQVLMGGLFSGGFAIAMYSLTAAIAHTFANQNIYSDNRTALQISIAIRTLVIGGAALVTGIFTIASLGLLALTVQVLFVRLTQKNSASEK from the coding sequence ATGTCTGATCTGCCTGAAAAATCATCAATTTCTACTTCTGATTCCGGCGACCAGTCTCGCCGTGATTTATCGCCGGATTTATCATCAGTCAACCCCTTTCAGGTGCTGATGGGAGGATTGTTTTCTGGGGGTTTTGCGATCGCCATGTATTCCCTAACAGCAGCGATCGCTCACACTTTTGCCAACCAAAACATCTATTCCGATAATCGAACCGCCCTGCAAATTTCCATAGCCATTCGCACCTTAGTAATTGGGGGTGCTGCCTTAGTTACCGGAATATTTACCATCGCCTCTTTGGGTTTATTAGCCTTAACCGTCCAAGTCTTATTTGTCCGATTAACCCAAAAAAATTCCGCCTCTGAAAAATAG
- the ispE gene encoding 4-(cytidine 5'-diphospho)-2-C-methyl-D-erythritol kinase: MRSVTLIAPAKINLYLEIIGSRPDGFHELAMVLQTISLSDRITINPIGIDAITIRSNDPSLPNDHSNLAYRAAALMVKQFPDMMARYGGIEIEINKRIPVAAGLAGGSSNAAAVLVGLDLIWDLGLTQDELQTLGAEIGSDVPFCISGGTALATGRGEVLSPLLNLDNLYVVLAKFRNIAISTPWAYQTYRQQFSSSYISEADDLKSRQQRVHSGPMVAAIMKRDGAKIGQLLHNDLEKVALPEYPQVADLRDAFIAQGVLGAMMSGSGPTVFALVESQAEADRVSDAVQNQIANQNLLLWTTKFVSTGIHLAES; encoded by the coding sequence ATGCGTTCTGTCACCTTAATTGCTCCCGCCAAGATTAATTTGTATTTAGAAATTATCGGATCGCGCCCCGATGGTTTCCACGAACTGGCTATGGTCCTGCAAACTATCAGTTTAAGCGATCGCATTACCATTAACCCTATTGGTATAGATGCCATTACCATTCGCTCCAACGACCCTAGCCTCCCCAACGACCATAGTAACCTCGCCTATCGCGCAGCAGCCTTGATGGTTAAACAATTCCCCGATATGATGGCGCGTTATGGCGGTATCGAAATCGAAATTAACAAACGAATACCCGTAGCCGCCGGACTCGCGGGCGGTTCCAGCAATGCGGCGGCGGTGTTGGTCGGTTTAGATTTAATCTGGGATCTCGGTTTAACCCAAGATGAACTACAAACCCTAGGCGCTGAAATTGGTTCTGATGTTCCCTTCTGTATCAGTGGCGGAACAGCCCTAGCTACCGGACGGGGAGAGGTACTATCACCCTTGCTGAATTTAGATAACTTATATGTGGTCCTCGCTAAGTTCCGTAATATCGCTATATCCACCCCTTGGGCTTATCAAACCTACCGCCAGCAGTTCAGCAGTTCATACATTTCTGAAGCCGATGATCTGAAAAGTCGTCAGCAACGGGTGCATTCAGGACCTATGGTAGCAGCTATTATGAAACGTGATGGGGCTAAAATTGGTCAGTTGTTGCACAATGATTTAGAGAAAGTCGCTTTACCTGAATATCCCCAAGTCGCAGACCTGCGAGATGCGTTTATCGCACAAGGAGTTTTGGGCGCGATGATGTCTGGTTCCGGTCCGACCGTATTCGCTTTAGTGGAGAGTCAGGCGGAAGCTGACCGGGTTTCCGATGCTGTCCAAAATCAAATCGCTAATCAGAATTTATTATTGTGGACTACTAAATTTGTCTCCACAGGTATTCATTTGGCTGAATCTTAA
- the rsmA gene encoding 16S rRNA (adenine(1518)-N(6)/adenine(1519)-N(6))-dimethyltransferase RsmA encodes MPSPQPRKRFAQHWLRSPATLNHILEAADLSLGDRILEIGPGTGILTERLLPKVSSVVAVEIDRDLCVQLAKKFGKIDNFLLLQGDILNFDLNGYLSGFPKFQNPNKVVANIPYNITGPIIEGLLGTIAKPAVKPFDAIVLLVQKEVGARLCAKPSSKAFGALSVRVQYLAECDWICHVPATAFYPPPKVDSAVVRLRPRPIASPAQNPQLLETLVKLGFSTRRKMLRNNLKSQVEPQTLNQLLETLDINPQVRAEDLSLQQWVQLSNLLLAPQ; translated from the coding sequence ATGCCTTCCCCCCAACCTCGGAAACGATTTGCTCAACATTGGCTACGCAGTCCTGCGACCCTGAACCATATCCTAGAAGCTGCGGATCTATCTCTGGGCGATCGCATCTTGGAAATTGGACCGGGAACAGGTATATTAACAGAACGGCTACTCCCCAAGGTCAGCTCAGTGGTAGCTGTGGAAATTGACCGCGATCTTTGTGTTCAACTAGCCAAAAAATTTGGCAAAATCGATAACTTCCTATTGCTACAAGGAGATATCCTCAACTTCGACCTGAATGGATACCTGAGCGGATTTCCCAAATTCCAAAACCCCAATAAGGTAGTGGCGAATATTCCCTATAATATTACCGGACCAATCATCGAAGGGTTACTGGGAACTATTGCTAAACCGGCAGTTAAACCCTTTGATGCGATCGTGCTACTGGTACAGAAAGAAGTAGGCGCGCGCCTCTGTGCTAAACCCAGTTCCAAAGCCTTTGGAGCCTTATCAGTCAGAGTCCAATATTTAGCCGAATGTGACTGGATCTGTCATGTCCCCGCCACAGCCTTTTATCCGCCCCCTAAAGTCGATTCAGCCGTAGTCCGCCTGCGTCCTCGTCCCATAGCATCCCCCGCCCAAAACCCCCAACTTCTTGAGACCCTAGTTAAATTAGGATTTTCTACCCGTCGCAAAATGTTACGCAATAACCTCAAAAGCCAGGTAGAACCGCAAACATTAAACCAACTGCTGGAAACATTAGACATCAACCCCCAAGTCCGCGCAGAAGACCTCAGCCTACAACAATGGGTTCAACTCAGTAATTTGCTATTAGCCCCTCAATAA
- a CDS encoding DUF2949 domain-containing protein: MTPTKYAQFLNFLTEELSISQASIEAAQRVHKRSEEKHKYPDPSPLSMTLWQYGLVTLEQLEKIFDWLATAY; encoded by the coding sequence TTGACACCCACAAAATATGCACAATTTCTGAATTTTTTAACAGAAGAATTATCAATTTCCCAGGCTTCTATTGAGGCGGCACAGAGGGTACATAAGCGGTCAGAAGAGAAACATAAGTATCCTGATCCAAGTCCCCTATCGATGACACTTTGGCAATATGGACTTGTGACCCTTGAACAACTTGAGAAAATCTTTGATTGGCTGGCAACAGCTTATTGA
- a CDS encoding pyridoxal-phosphate-dependent aminotransferase family protein: MDDKLMLMIPGPTPVPEKALLALAKHPIGHRSGDFSQIMAEVQENLKWLHQTQNDVLILTASGTGAMEAGIINFLKRGDRVLCGCNGKFGDRWAEVATAYGLNVEIISAEWGQPLDPEKFREVLEADTEKQIKAVIITHSETSTGVLNDLETINRHVKNHGEALIIVDAVTSLGAVNLPIDEWGLDVVGSGSQKGYMIPPGLAFVSVSPKAWEAYKTADLPRYYFDLGPYRKTAAKNTNPFTPPVNLFYALQVSLQMMKAEGLENIFARHHRLMTMTRDAVKGLNLPLFAPDHAASPAITAVCPPESIDAEKVRSIMRKQFDIVLAGGQDHLKGKIFRIGHLGFVCDRDILCAIAALETTLQQLN, encoded by the coding sequence ATGGATGATAAGTTAATGTTGATGATTCCGGGACCAACCCCAGTACCCGAAAAAGCATTACTCGCCCTGGCTAAACACCCCATAGGACACCGCAGCGGTGATTTTAGTCAAATTATGGCGGAGGTACAAGAAAACCTCAAATGGCTACACCAAACCCAAAATGATGTCTTAATCCTTACCGCCAGCGGGACTGGTGCAATGGAAGCCGGAATTATTAATTTCCTCAAACGTGGCGATCGCGTTTTATGTGGTTGTAACGGTAAATTTGGCGATCGCTGGGCGGAAGTCGCTACAGCATACGGGTTAAATGTAGAAATCATTTCCGCTGAATGGGGACAACCCCTAGACCCCGAAAAATTCCGCGAAGTCCTCGAAGCGGACACCGAAAAGCAAATTAAAGCAGTCATTATCACCCACAGCGAAACCTCAACCGGGGTTCTCAATGACCTGGAAACCATCAACCGCCACGTCAAAAACCACGGGGAAGCCCTAATTATTGTTGATGCAGTCACCAGTTTAGGCGCTGTTAATCTTCCTATTGATGAATGGGGATTAGATGTGGTAGGGTCCGGTTCCCAAAAGGGTTATATGATTCCCCCAGGACTAGCTTTTGTCTCTGTCAGTCCTAAAGCATGGGAAGCCTACAAAACCGCTGACCTACCCCGCTATTACTTCGACCTGGGACCATACCGGAAAACCGCAGCTAAAAATACTAACCCCTTTACCCCCCCGGTTAATCTGTTTTATGCACTCCAGGTGAGTTTGCAAATGATGAAAGCCGAGGGGTTAGAGAATATTTTTGCCCGTCATCATCGCTTAATGACCATGACACGGGATGCGGTCAAAGGCCTGAATTTGCCCCTATTTGCCCCCGATCATGCTGCTAGTCCCGCTATAACTGCGGTTTGCCCTCCTGAGTCTATAGACGCGGAAAAGGTGCGCTCTATCATGCGAAAACAGTTTGATATCGTTTTGGCTGGAGGACAAGATCACCTCAAGGGTAAAATCTTCCGTATTGGGCATTTGGGTTTTGTTTGCGATCGCGATATTCTTTGTGCGATCGCTGCCTTAGAAACTACCCTCCAACAGTTGAACTAA
- the trpC gene encoding indole-3-glycerol phosphate synthase TrpC — translation MIEIRRHSPNPSVDVLNLSYQIVTPDAKPRHILEEIVWQKEKEVSQKRDRLPLLELRKRVMDLPPCRDFLGALKTSATRPAVIAEVKKASPSKGIIREDFDCVAIAKSYSLGGASCISVLTDEKFFQGSFENLAKVRAAVDLPLLCKDFMIYPYQFYLARLHGADAVLLIAAILSDQDLQYFLKIAKMLTMTALVEVHTLAELDRVLALDGVNLIGINNRNLSDFTVDLNTTTTLLEKRRSQINSSNILVVSESGLHQSTDLDIVVQAGAEAVLIGESLVKQPDPQIALQQMLARA, via the coding sequence ATGATCGAAATTCGCCGCCATTCTCCTAACCCTTCTGTTGATGTCCTCAATCTCAGTTACCAAATAGTCACACCAGATGCTAAACCACGACATATATTAGAAGAAATAGTCTGGCAAAAAGAAAAGGAAGTTAGCCAAAAACGCGATCGCCTACCATTACTAGAATTAAGAAAACGGGTGATGGACTTGCCCCCCTGTCGGGATTTTCTGGGGGCGCTAAAAACCTCGGCTACCCGTCCCGCCGTCATCGCAGAAGTGAAAAAAGCCTCCCCTAGTAAAGGCATAATTAGAGAAGATTTTGACTGTGTGGCGATCGCTAAAAGTTACTCACTTGGCGGCGCAAGCTGTATCTCCGTTTTAACTGACGAAAAATTCTTTCAGGGTAGCTTTGAAAACCTCGCGAAAGTCCGCGCCGCCGTAGATCTGCCCCTACTGTGCAAGGATTTCATGATCTACCCCTATCAATTCTATCTAGCACGACTACATGGGGCTGATGCAGTTTTGCTAATTGCAGCCATTTTGTCTGACCAGGATCTGCAATATTTTCTCAAAATTGCTAAGATGCTCACCATGACTGCCCTGGTAGAAGTTCATACCCTCGCGGAACTCGATCGCGTTTTGGCACTTGATGGAGTTAACCTGATTGGCATAAATAACCGCAACCTCTCCGATTTTACCGTAGACCTCAACACCACAACCACCCTATTAGAAAAACGGCGATCGCAAATCAACTCCAGTAATATCCTGGTGGTCAGTGAGTCCGGTTTGCATCAAAGCACCGACCTAGATATTGTAGTCCAAGCTGGCGCGGAAGCCGTCTTAATCGGGGAATCCCTGGTTAAACAACCAGATCCTCAAATCGCCCTGCAACAAATGTTAGCTAGAGCTTAA
- the psb28 gene encoding photosystem II reaction center protein Psb28 produces MASIQFSRGVDEEVIPDVRLTRSRDGSQGTATFRFQNPKALADDATEEITGMYLIDEEGEIVTREVKGKFINGKATDIEATYLMRSPEEWDRFMRFMGRYAEENGLQFNKS; encoded by the coding sequence ATGGCTTCAATTCAATTTTCACGGGGAGTTGACGAAGAAGTAATCCCAGATGTGCGATTGACTCGTTCCCGAGATGGTAGCCAAGGAACGGCTACATTTCGTTTCCAAAATCCCAAGGCTTTGGCTGATGATGCGACTGAGGAAATTACTGGGATGTATTTGATTGACGAGGAAGGAGAAATTGTCACTCGTGAAGTTAAGGGAAAATTCATTAATGGTAAAGCTACCGATATTGAGGCGACTTACTTAATGAGAAGCCCTGAAGAGTGGGATAGGTTTATGCGATTTATGGGTCGCTATGCTGAAGAAAACGGTTTACAATTCAATAAGTCCTAA
- a CDS encoding PRC-barrel domain-containing protein — translation MTSEHIRQRSDLLGTQVITRDRGKRLGVVSQLWVDVDRREIVALGLRDNFLAVAGLPKYIYLNRICEIGDVILVDNDQVLEDDVDIEGYSDLINSEVITETGEPLGRVRGFRFDTRDGKLESIIIASLGFPQIPDQVISTYELSIDAIVSSGPNRLIVFEGSEDQLQQLTVGVLERLGLGEAPWNREEEGMYYPPTVKPANQLGTGVPQAPPQQQYRTPAPVEEAWEEEETWQEAIAPPPVRQPEPVYDDYEDDNWGDAERDDYDDAEYVPIEPPRQERLYAREYQYEYEDDVESDAWADDETPKPYKAPRVNIPDKKKMPEYEEEPGGY, via the coding sequence ATGACATCTGAACATATCCGCCAACGTTCCGATCTTCTCGGCACTCAAGTGATTACCCGCGATCGCGGTAAGCGACTAGGAGTCGTTAGCCAGTTGTGGGTTGATGTGGACCGACGAGAAATTGTAGCCCTGGGGTTGCGAGACAATTTTCTGGCTGTGGCTGGACTCCCTAAATACATCTATCTCAACAGGATCTGTGAGATCGGCGACGTGATCTTGGTGGATAACGACCAGGTTCTTGAAGATGATGTTGATATAGAAGGTTACAGCGATTTGATCAACAGTGAGGTAATTACAGAAACCGGAGAACCCCTCGGACGAGTGCGGGGCTTCCGCTTCGATACCCGTGATGGTAAGCTCGAATCCATTATTATTGCCTCTCTGGGTTTCCCACAAATTCCAGATCAGGTTATTAGTACCTATGAACTTTCCATAGATGCGATCGTTAGTAGTGGTCCGAACCGCTTAATTGTCTTTGAAGGCTCGGAAGATCAACTTCAACAGTTGACGGTCGGTGTTCTGGAACGTCTCGGACTGGGTGAAGCACCCTGGAACCGCGAAGAAGAAGGAATGTATTATCCCCCCACGGTTAAACCTGCTAACCAATTGGGTACTGGTGTTCCTCAAGCACCACCACAACAACAATATCGCACCCCCGCCCCGGTTGAGGAAGCCTGGGAAGAAGAAGAAACCTGGCAAGAGGCGATCGCCCCTCCCCCCGTTAGACAGCCTGAACCAGTTTATGATGATTATGAAGATGATAACTGGGGAGATGCTGAACGAGATGATTATGATGATGCGGAATATGTGCCGATAGAACCGCCCCGCCAAGAACGTCTCTATGCCCGAGAATATCAGTATGAATATGAGGATGATGTGGAGTCTGATGCTTGGGCTGATGATGAAACCCCTAAACCTTATAAAGCCCCCCGTGTCAATATTCCTGACAAAAAGAAAATGCCGGAATATGAGGAAGAACCCGGCGGCTACTAA